A segment of the Anaerobranca gottschalkii DSM 13577 genome:
TAGGTAGAGTTGAATTTGTATGTGTTATAGGTGCCACAATTACATTAGGCGATCTTATGTTGCCTGCATCATTTTGAATTACTAGACAAGGTCTTTCCTTGCATTCCTCACTACCAATACCTTTTCCCAAATTACATTTATATACTTCTCCTCTTTTTACGACTCTATTCTTTGCATTGGGTGCAATTGAATCTAAATAAAGCTTTGTTTTTAACCATTCTAGATACTGCTGGGTATTCGATAAATCTATATTTCTCCCCATATTTCCACCCCTTTTTCTACTATCTCTCTCTTATTAATATTTTTATCTTTACTAAACTAAATTCTGTTATAAGTTTTATCACCATGTCACACATGTAGATGACTTTCATTACAAGGCTTCCAACTATCCGATATCTTATAATTCAGGAATTTTTAAGTTTTGTCCTACTCTAATTACATTATGATGCAAATTATTGATTTGTTTAATCATATTTATAAAATTTTCCTGTTCTATATCCCCTCTATACTTTTCACTAATTGACCATAGTGTGTCCCCTTCAGTTACAGTAATATTAAAGTATTGTATAGTAGTTTTACTATAATTGCTGCTTATTGTACCTTTATTTTCTAAAGAAGAAGCTATACCTATAGATACTATT
Coding sequences within it:
- the yneA gene encoding cell division suppressor protein YneA; this translates as MKKLIISIIVLSILIVSIGIASSLENKGTISSNYSKTTIQYFNITVTEGDTLWSISEKYRGDIEQENFINMIKQINNLHHNVIRVGQNLKIPEL